A genome region from Dendrosporobacter quercicolus includes the following:
- a CDS encoding RHS repeat-associated core domain-containing protein, whose product MAKQLQELGRLKVEFAKNCLRIKHIHILDEANEHGQMKLELICKTMLSVTEALELEDAPVKVTDADGAIVFAGICQTVSLVNQAGYSELVLNAKSISMRADRQKISRTFQSTVKTLSEVANSVMAAYGIRVEVAADITIRQMLYQNAETDWQFLRRIANQHGAYLFTDSKSELMRLAIGVYPLASKALGEETRKKPADSGKDILKYIKIKQNFDEQAEACEFETEEKTSYDLTIGAGCRIESEGERVRWSQRSEIVTVGAAVENRLTLSHPEGCRPDSRTSAGALNQHDAIKGKIIRVQGTHIKVHFYCDPEQDEASAMWLPFENTMNNYFYSMPDEGDEVFVYYENNGKAVALGSRRSNSASHQDYVDPASKMLNSTNKMLKMTPESCELVAARGAYDQGGGNQALIHMTDAAGIVIRSSQDIHIQANKRLKLVAANSAIAENEFVQTKEKYDTRHNQGAAGYMAGGGSKPPNAGQEILKQMGADIAASFREGVQSVAAEIPATVQNVQTVFGGGSSAPAVPSPADEAAEPQRPPAQSLLLYGLENCSLGIGASELRLSGGAIAISTPAYRQLGYTKNQHATASEPSLFDALLDGAQILLDIAGCIPVCNVLANGLNAAISLARGDYFGATCSLVGCLAPGANVAGKGLKLAVAGARLANTAAKTAKAANTIRTVERLITGALAFNALMRSKEGIAALGRKIEDGSFSFDDPETLNLAFGVLQDGAIVGSGARRLQKGSNSKAAGRSSAADNNGGKKHGLDKDTPAQGLKETTTTCTGDPVNVVNGSFSLQMTDLVVTDLGEDFVLTRSYESMYENKRQHLGSRWLLNLGSRLERRENQIRILLDGLRIETFEYKNGRCENLRDGDRSLVLTEEKHGYSLKEINTNKTREYNEFGQLTAIRDANANRVNIHYTGAVISRVTLANGQTLRFSYENDKLAAISDMLGRQVCYRYQGELLTEVVYPNDGVIKYEYTAEGWITAITDQNGQRYVANEYDGWGRVIRQTLANGGETLFFYQEQDRTTTVAQPHNGKRTSYHYNRRNLVEKIVYADKTTEETQYDDKENIIWQKDRSGNETRRTYNQASQLTAEFYPNGLMHTLEYDAAGRKIGESDNSGVDIRYRYDERGNLVEISSRIEGERWQNISYSYDARGRIVSYTDGSGNRTAYDYAEGQSRPKRVTTAAGDVFHYEYDAAGRLMIVESPLGRKEYGYNNLNYQTIEIDALGNTWKSDYDKLGNLIKEIRPNQYDSNSHTGPGWRYCHDALDKLVASIDPLGNTLAANRDAEENIIKEINPNVYDEISRAGAGIENSYDTDNNKIKILYPDGGIERIKYDVSGNIIKKIQPQDYDQAADDGPGYSYAYDAMNRLTKITNPQGVVEKAYVYDLSGNIIKEIDAAGWPRGDSIATRPGSHYRYNCLGWLTEKRIPAGQADGEIRYQATEYHYDNAGNLIEERRYLDEQDETSASGRVLSLRLSYDRQNRLKKVSDNTGAVIEYGYNCLNQRTFEKRKINDSACQSLRYRYDAAGRLTEIEQRADRAGSGDFTARTCYELDKTGNVVKIITPAGYSIERQYDAADRLIAETHKDNQNGIQNKTEITYDKAGNIIKIRDVKGVEEHYEYDLLNREIKHRGKNGGVTRTVYDKNGRVSRRILPNEYRNKGDDGTGYRYTYDQTGRIVSVIAPDGSVTETNTYDQAGRLIKRRDAAQSGVDYSYDLAGRVQSIYTAGGTSQAYEYDARGNITGVIDGNNNKTQYQLDKWGRITGIIKADGTKEYYAYDYAGNISETVDGEGNTIRYEYNLINKLQTVTDQTGETDTFLYDAEGRLKRHTDRNGNQVEYSYNIYDALTEKREISSGLRETYEYYPDGSLKAAIAQGMRYGYRYHADGRLKEKTASGRKLLAYEYDLNGNKIRQTDVTGKTTEYGYTATDLLREIRDGGQRIAQFTHNPDGTLKEAIRVNGMRTSYGYDADKNISSLQIELNGQLLKQNRYTYDGNGNRMVKEQLRGMTQYTYDSQNRLARVQYPDYGEELFYDKAGNRTRRIARGIEEQYTYDARNRLTSHEKQGRTTQYSYDKAGNLLDDGDRQYSYDGFNRTVKVATKDGSIQINRYDAEGLRCELEENGKLVQFIFNENREVVVEETNQEQKRLIRSFELWASECMQEKTWYHYASDEQRSILFIADETEVKNRYQYDAWGNTVVCEEEVENRYRYTGQQYDPVTQQYYLRARFYNPVIARFTQEDEYRGDGLNLYAYCANNPVAYADPSGYACEKKSQPYEGSSNAEVGEYGDVGGHHVHAKAAFKGDVAYDPNKGFSISQKFMEENGLNHADMTAKQRQLFKELNESGGPNTLEEHTRIANEALKAGGATEKEASRLVQQSLENLAEQGVTQPTRIPWYTK is encoded by the coding sequence ATGGCAAAACAACTGCAGGAACTGGGGCGTCTGAAGGTGGAATTCGCCAAAAACTGCCTGCGAATTAAACATATCCATATCCTGGACGAAGCCAACGAACACGGTCAAATGAAGCTGGAGCTTATCTGCAAAACCATGCTGAGTGTCACCGAAGCGCTCGAACTTGAAGACGCGCCGGTAAAAGTGACCGACGCCGACGGAGCAATCGTCTTCGCCGGCATCTGCCAAACCGTGAGTCTCGTGAACCAAGCCGGCTACAGCGAACTCGTGCTAAACGCCAAATCCATCAGCATGCGCGCCGACCGCCAAAAAATCAGCCGCACCTTCCAAAGCACAGTCAAGACCCTGAGCGAAGTCGCCAACAGCGTCATGGCCGCCTATGGCATCCGGGTGGAAGTCGCCGCCGACATTACCATCAGGCAAATGCTCTACCAGAACGCCGAAACCGACTGGCAGTTCCTGCGGCGGATCGCCAATCAACACGGCGCATACCTTTTCACAGACAGTAAATCAGAACTGATGCGGCTGGCAATCGGCGTCTATCCCCTTGCCAGCAAGGCGCTGGGGGAGGAAACGCGCAAAAAACCGGCCGACAGCGGCAAAGACATCCTGAAATACATCAAAATCAAACAAAACTTCGATGAACAGGCTGAAGCCTGCGAATTTGAAACCGAAGAAAAAACCAGCTATGATCTGACCATCGGCGCAGGCTGCCGGATTGAAAGCGAGGGCGAACGCGTGCGCTGGAGCCAGCGCAGCGAAATCGTCACCGTTGGCGCAGCCGTGGAAAACCGCCTGACGCTCTCGCACCCCGAGGGCTGCCGGCCGGACAGCCGGACAAGCGCCGGCGCGCTCAACCAGCACGACGCCATCAAAGGCAAAATCATCCGGGTGCAGGGAACGCACATCAAAGTCCACTTCTACTGCGACCCCGAACAGGACGAAGCCAGCGCCATGTGGCTGCCATTTGAAAACACCATGAACAACTACTTTTACTCCATGCCTGACGAAGGCGATGAAGTCTTTGTTTACTACGAAAACAACGGCAAAGCGGTCGCACTGGGCAGCCGGCGTTCCAACAGCGCCAGCCATCAGGACTACGTTGACCCGGCCAGCAAAATGCTCAACTCGACCAACAAAATGCTCAAAATGACCCCGGAAAGCTGCGAACTGGTAGCGGCGCGGGGAGCGTACGACCAGGGGGGCGGCAACCAGGCCCTCATCCACATGACCGACGCGGCCGGCATTGTCATTAGAAGCAGCCAGGACATCCATATCCAGGCGAACAAACGGCTCAAGCTGGTGGCGGCAAACAGCGCGATTGCCGAAAATGAATTTGTCCAAACAAAAGAAAAATACGATACCCGGCACAACCAGGGAGCGGCCGGCTATATGGCCGGCGGCGGCAGCAAGCCGCCCAATGCCGGTCAGGAAATCCTTAAGCAAATGGGGGCTGACATCGCCGCAAGCTTTCGCGAAGGCGTCCAGTCTGTGGCGGCGGAAATCCCGGCCACCGTCCAAAACGTTCAAACCGTCTTCGGCGGCGGGAGCAGCGCCCCGGCCGTGCCGTCTCCGGCGGATGAAGCGGCGGAACCCCAAAGACCGCCGGCGCAATCCCTGCTGCTTTACGGGCTGGAAAACTGCAGCCTGGGAATCGGCGCCAGCGAGCTCCGGCTCAGCGGCGGCGCCATTGCCATCAGCACGCCGGCTTACCGCCAGCTGGGCTACACCAAAAACCAGCACGCTACCGCAAGCGAGCCGTCACTGTTTGACGCCCTGCTCGACGGGGCCCAGATTCTGCTTGACATAGCCGGCTGCATTCCGGTCTGCAACGTGCTTGCCAACGGTCTCAACGCCGCCATCTCCCTGGCGCGGGGCGACTATTTCGGCGCTACTTGCTCACTGGTCGGCTGCCTGGCCCCCGGCGCCAACGTAGCCGGCAAAGGCCTCAAACTGGCAGTAGCGGGCGCCCGGCTTGCCAACACAGCCGCCAAAACAGCCAAAGCCGCCAACACCATCCGGACCGTCGAGCGTCTGATCACCGGAGCACTGGCCTTTAACGCCCTAATGCGGAGCAAAGAGGGGATCGCCGCCCTGGGCCGAAAAATTGAAGACGGCAGCTTCAGCTTCGACGACCCCGAAACGCTCAATCTGGCATTCGGCGTACTGCAGGACGGAGCGATCGTCGGATCGGGAGCGAGGCGGCTCCAAAAAGGCAGCAACAGCAAGGCTGCCGGCCGGAGCAGCGCGGCGGACAACAATGGCGGCAAAAAACACGGCCTTGATAAAGATACCCCGGCGCAGGGCCTCAAAGAAACCACGACCACCTGCACCGGCGATCCGGTCAACGTAGTGAACGGCTCCTTCAGCCTGCAAATGACCGACCTTGTTGTAACCGACCTGGGCGAAGACTTTGTCCTCACCAGAAGCTACGAATCCATGTACGAAAACAAGCGCCAGCACCTGGGCAGCCGCTGGCTGCTCAACCTCGGCAGCCGGCTGGAGCGGCGGGAAAACCAGATCAGAATCCTGCTGGACGGCCTGCGCATCGAAACCTTCGAATACAAAAACGGCCGCTGCGAAAACCTGCGCGACGGCGACCGGTCGCTGGTCCTGACAGAAGAAAAACACGGCTACAGCCTTAAAGAGATTAACACCAACAAAACCCGGGAGTATAACGAATTCGGCCAGCTAACCGCGATCAGGGACGCCAACGCCAACCGGGTGAACATCCACTACACCGGCGCTGTCATCAGCCGCGTCACCCTGGCCAATGGGCAAACCCTCCGCTTCAGCTACGAGAACGACAAACTGGCGGCAATCAGCGACATGCTCGGCCGGCAGGTTTGCTACCGCTACCAGGGAGAACTGCTCACCGAGGTCGTCTACCCCAACGACGGCGTGATCAAATACGAATACACCGCTGAAGGCTGGATCACCGCCATTACCGACCAGAACGGACAACGCTACGTCGCTAACGAATACGACGGCTGGGGGCGCGTCATCCGGCAAACCCTGGCTAATGGCGGCGAAACCCTCTTCTTTTACCAGGAGCAGGACCGGACGACCACCGTCGCCCAGCCGCACAACGGCAAGCGGACCAGCTATCACTACAACCGGCGCAACCTCGTTGAAAAAATCGTCTATGCCGACAAAACCACAGAGGAAACCCAATACGACGATAAAGAAAATATCATCTGGCAAAAAGACCGCAGCGGCAATGAAACCCGCCGCACCTACAACCAGGCAAGCCAGCTGACAGCCGAATTTTATCCCAACGGACTGATGCACACCCTCGAATACGATGCGGCAGGCAGGAAAATAGGCGAGAGTGACAACAGCGGCGTCGACATCCGCTACCGCTACGACGAACGCGGCAACCTGGTAGAAATAAGCAGCCGGATTGAAGGAGAACGCTGGCAGAATATCAGCTACAGCTATGACGCCAGAGGCCGGATTGTCAGTTACACCGACGGAAGCGGCAACCGGACGGCCTACGACTACGCCGAGGGGCAAAGCCGCCCCAAGCGTGTAACCACCGCTGCCGGCGACGTGTTTCATTACGAATACGACGCGGCCGGCCGGCTGATGATAGTAGAAAGCCCGCTGGGCAGGAAAGAGTACGGCTACAACAACCTCAACTACCAAACAATTGAAATCGACGCCCTGGGCAACACCTGGAAATCCGATTACGATAAGCTCGGCAATTTAATCAAAGAAATCCGGCCCAACCAGTACGACAGCAACAGCCACACCGGCCCCGGCTGGCGCTATTGTCACGACGCCCTGGACAAGCTGGTAGCCAGCATCGACCCGCTGGGCAACACCCTGGCGGCCAACCGTGATGCCGAAGAAAATATCATCAAAGAAATCAACCCTAACGTCTATGATGAAATAAGCCGGGCCGGCGCCGGTATTGAAAATAGTTATGACACCGACAACAACAAAATCAAAATACTCTATCCTGACGGCGGCATAGAACGGATCAAATACGACGTAAGCGGCAACATCATTAAAAAAATTCAGCCGCAGGACTATGACCAAGCGGCTGACGACGGTCCCGGCTACAGCTATGCCTATGACGCAATGAACCGGCTGACCAAAATCACCAACCCGCAGGGAGTGGTGGAGAAGGCCTATGTTTACGACCTGTCCGGCAACATCATCAAGGAAATCGATGCGGCCGGCTGGCCGCGGGGCGACAGCATCGCCACCCGTCCCGGCAGCCATTATCGCTACAACTGCCTGGGCTGGCTGACGGAAAAACGCATTCCGGCCGGGCAAGCGGACGGGGAAATCCGCTACCAGGCGACCGAATATCACTACGATAACGCCGGTAACCTCATTGAAGAACGCCGCTATCTTGACGAACAGGACGAGACCAGCGCCAGCGGCAGAGTGCTGAGCCTCCGCTTGTCCTATGACCGGCAAAACCGGCTCAAAAAAGTAAGCGACAATACCGGCGCGGTGATCGAATACGGCTACAACTGCCTGAATCAGAGGACCTTTGAAAAACGCAAAATCAACGACAGCGCCTGCCAGAGCCTGCGCTACCGCTACGATGCGGCGGGCAGACTCACCGAAATCGAGCAGCGCGCCGACCGGGCAGGCAGCGGCGACTTCACGGCCCGGACCTGCTATGAGCTTGACAAAACCGGCAATGTCGTCAAAATCATCACCCCGGCCGGCTATAGCATTGAACGCCAATACGACGCCGCCGACCGCCTCATCGCCGAAACCCACAAAGACAACCAAAACGGCATCCAAAACAAAACCGAAATCACCTACGACAAAGCCGGCAACATCATCAAAATCAGAGACGTCAAGGGCGTAGAAGAACACTACGAATATGACCTCTTAAACAGGGAAATCAAACACCGCGGCAAAAACGGCGGCGTCACCCGGACAGTCTACGATAAAAACGGACGCGTCAGCAGACGGATACTGCCGAACGAATACCGGAACAAAGGCGACGACGGAACAGGCTATCGCTACACCTATGATCAGACAGGCCGGATTGTCAGCGTAATCGCACCGGACGGCAGCGTAACGGAGACCAATACCTACGATCAGGCGGGCCGGCTGATCAAACGGCGCGACGCAGCCCAAAGCGGCGTTGACTACAGCTATGACCTGGCGGGGCGTGTACAAAGTATTTACACGGCGGGAGGAACCAGCCAGGCCTATGAATACGACGCCCGGGGCAACATTACCGGCGTTATTGACGGCAACAACAACAAAACTCAATACCAGCTGGACAAATGGGGCAGAATCACCGGTATCATCAAAGCCGACGGGACCAAAGAATACTATGCCTACGACTATGCCGGCAATATCAGCGAAACCGTTGACGGCGAAGGCAATACCATCCGCTACGAATACAACCTCATCAACAAGCTCCAAACCGTCACCGATCAAACCGGAGAAACCGACACCTTCCTCTATGACGCCGAAGGCCGGCTGAAACGCCACACCGACCGCAACGGCAACCAGGTCGAGTACAGCTACAACATCTATGACGCCCTAACCGAAAAGCGAGAAATAAGCAGCGGTCTGCGGGAAACCTATGAATATTACCCGGACGGCAGCCTAAAAGCCGCCATAGCCCAGGGAATGCGCTACGGCTACCGCTACCACGCCGACGGCCGGCTAAAGGAAAAAACGGCCAGCGGCAGAAAACTGCTGGCATACGAGTACGACCTGAACGGCAACAAAATCAGGCAGACGGATGTGACGGGCAAGACGACGGAATATGGCTATACAGCGACAGACCTCTTGCGGGAAATCCGCGACGGAGGGCAAAGAATTGCCCAATTTACGCATAACCCCGATGGGACGCTCAAAGAAGCTATTCGCGTCAACGGCATGCGGACAAGCTACGGCTACGACGCGGACAAGAACATCAGCAGTCTGCAGATAGAGCTTAACGGGCAACTGCTTAAGCAAAACCGGTATACCTATGACGGCAACGGCAACCGCATGGTGAAAGAGCAGCTTCGGGGGATGACCCAATATACCTATGACAGTCAGAACCGTCTGGCACGTGTCCAGTACCCGGACTACGGCGAAGAACTGTTCTATGATAAAGCCGGTAACCGGACAAGACGCATAGCAAGAGGTATAGAAGAACAATATACTTATGACGCCCGAAACCGGCTGACCAGCCATGAAAAGCAGGGGCGGACGACACAGTACAGCTACGACAAGGCAGGAAATTTGCTTGATGACGGAGATAGGCAATACAGTTACGACGGTTTCAATCGGACGGTCAAGGTAGCGACCAAAGACGGAAGTATTCAAATCAACCGCTACGACGCTGAAGGCCTGCGCTGCGAGCTGGAGGAAAATGGCAAGCTTGTCCAGTTTATCTTTAATGAGAATAGGGAAGTTGTCGTAGAAGAGACGAATCAAGAGCAAAAGAGGCTTATCCGCAGCTTTGAACTGTGGGCTAGCGAGTGTATGCAGGAAAAAACGTGGTATCACTATGCTTCTGACGAACAGAGAAGTATACTATTTATAGCGGATGAAACAGAGGTAAAGAACCGGTATCAATACGATGCCTGGGGCAATACGGTAGTCTGCGAAGAAGAGGTAGAAAACCGCTACCGGTATACCGGCCAGCAGTATGACCCGGTAACCCAGCAGTATTATTTACGGGCAAGATTCTACAATCCTGTAATTGCACGATTTACGCAGGAGGACGAATACCGGGGCGACGGGCTGAACCTATATGCGTATTGTGCGAATAACCCGGTGGCGTATGCTGACCCGAGCGGGTATGCGTGCGAGAAGAAGTCTCAACCATATGAGGGGTCGAGTAATGCTGAAGTGGGAGAATATGGGGACGTCGGAGGACATCATGTTCATGCGAAGGCTGCGTTTAAAGGTGACGTTGCTTATGATCCCAATAAAGGATTTAGTATTAGTCAGAAGTTTATGGAAGAGAATGGTTTGAACCATGCTGATATGACTGCAAAGCAAAGACAGTTATTTAAAGAACTTAATGAGAGTGGGGGTCCAAATACACTTGAAGAACATACACGAATTGCAAATGAAGCATTAAAAGCTGGAGGTGCAACGGAGAAAGAAGCAAGTCGTTTGGTTCAACAGTCATTAGAAAACTTGGCAGAGCAAGGTGTGACGCAACCAACTAGAATTCCTTGGTATACAAAATAA
- a CDS encoding DUF421 domain-containing protein: protein MFEAAEFGRVFLHIIVLCAIALITVRLMGNRTVGQLSPFDFIIMVGIGDIIVSASMDKAQNIWFGIEGLVALLVLQQVLSYLALKNNTMRKWVEGTPVTLIKDGKLLKDNFAKTYFNFDDFRQELHRQGMDMTDIKDIKMARLESCGVFSVIKIEDKEPLTRRDFEEFLNSIQDNPLSPWGRQWSKIEQLSQDVQALTALLKEQQLKEQQADSAITKELP, encoded by the coding sequence GTGTTCGAGGCAGCGGAATTTGGCCGGGTATTTCTCCATATCATTGTCCTGTGTGCGATCGCACTGATTACGGTGCGTTTAATGGGAAATCGTACCGTAGGGCAATTATCACCCTTTGATTTTATCATCATGGTAGGTATAGGGGATATCATTGTTTCAGCTTCAATGGATAAAGCGCAAAATATCTGGTTTGGAATCGAAGGGTTGGTTGCACTGCTGGTTTTGCAGCAAGTCTTATCCTATTTGGCTTTGAAAAACAATACGATGCGCAAATGGGTCGAAGGTACGCCGGTAACGCTAATTAAAGACGGCAAACTATTGAAGGATAATTTTGCTAAAACCTACTTTAATTTTGACGATTTTCGTCAGGAACTACACCGGCAGGGAATGGATATGACTGATATAAAAGATATAAAAATGGCCAGGCTGGAAAGCTGCGGCGTTTTTTCGGTAATTAAAATTGAAGATAAAGAGCCGCTTACCAGGCGGGATTTTGAAGAATTTCTTAATAGTATTCAGGATAATCCACTCAGTCCCTGGGGCCGGCAATGGTCGAAAATAGAGCAACTCAGCCAGGATGTACAGGCGCTGACTGCACTGCTGAAAGAGCAGCAGCTAAAGGAGCAGCAGGCTGATTCGGCGATAACCAAAGAGTTACCTTAG
- a CDS encoding cell division protein ZapA — translation MESKNKVTVEIYGELYALKGDIKPEKVMHLADLVDKRMKLIAKTNSQLSSLKIAVLAALHIADEYVKLEQDYDQLIEMLKEK, via the coding sequence ATGGAAAGTAAAAATAAAGTAACAGTTGAGATATATGGTGAGCTGTATGCCTTAAAGGGAGATATTAAACCGGAAAAAGTGATGCATTTAGCCGATCTGGTGGATAAGCGAATGAAACTGATTGCCAAAACCAATTCACAATTGTCGTCGTTGAAAATAGCCGTACTGGCTGCGCTTCATATTGCCGACGAATATGTAAAATTAGAGCAGGATTATGACCAGCTGATTGAAATGCTAAAGGAAAAATAG
- a CDS encoding REP-associated tyrosine transposase, whose translation MPRSARQKSESGIYHLMVRGINRQDIFHDEEDYSQYLEAINRAKSIGKFEIYGYCLMSNHVHLLLHEKEETMSSVMKRIGVSYAWWYNKKYDRAGHVFQDRYKSETVETDEYLLSVLRYIHKNPVKAEMVLKPEEYKWSSCETYYNQSEYPGDLTNTAFILGIFAENKESARDRFKVYMKQENSDNKFLEIEIRLKKKSDESIYKEIQTILKGQSLAELQAMEKPRRNDVLRQMKSIEGATQRQIARITGIHQSIIFKA comes from the coding sequence ATGCCGAGAAGTGCGCGACAGAAAAGTGAAAGTGGTATCTATCATCTTATGGTTCGAGGAATAAATCGCCAGGATATATTTCATGATGAAGAAGACTATTCACAGTATTTAGAAGCAATAAATCGTGCTAAAAGTATAGGCAAATTTGAAATATACGGTTACTGTCTAATGAGTAACCATGTTCATTTGTTGCTGCACGAAAAAGAAGAAACGATGTCATCTGTTATGAAGCGAATAGGGGTAAGCTATGCGTGGTGGTATAACAAGAAATATGATCGAGCAGGGCACGTGTTCCAGGATCGGTATAAAAGCGAAACTGTAGAAACTGATGAATACTTGTTAAGTGTATTACGATATATACATAAGAATCCAGTAAAAGCAGAAATGGTATTAAAGCCAGAGGAATACAAATGGAGCAGTTGTGAGACCTATTATAATCAATCGGAATATCCAGGAGATTTGACTAATACTGCATTTATACTAGGAATATTCGCAGAGAATAAAGAGTCCGCGCGAGATAGATTTAAGGTGTACATGAAGCAAGAAAATAGTGATAATAAGTTTCTTGAAATAGAGATAAGATTGAAAAAGAAAAGCGATGAAAGTATATATAAAGAGATCCAAACTATACTTAAGGGACAATCTTTGGCAGAATTACAGGCTATGGAAAAACCTAGGAGAAATGATGTCTTAAGGCAAATGAAAAGTATAGAAGGGGCAACACAACGGCAAATAGCAAGAATTACTGGCATACATCAAAGTATTATTTTTAAGGCATAA
- a CDS encoding nuclease-related domain-containing protein: MNNDINFALNKINNLVQDVGAYYLSDIQTWIDCNFMEKDSIDKTSEILKNLARKNGLNNKTFTTDIKNVCNKMAEELLQELKKLISPDPFLCFITALAFFNRHLSLTYEIFFWYKTKHTIDADNSEVQKQLDFYFSTIENHEKFNELFYKLQCHIASEKFLLRLLLEICYDNLLEVKTDNQPQLYIDKILDYSRALGKIIIIRDQVSKAIGCVKELNFDIEGQIYFKQEKNLSFYSVGNKFLNWTTSKEYIDIPDEIIEKLNPLCNKFIGFSIKELFDLIDSLCHKYSSQSGSIIMFLPSDWENELKTLTNKNEIEINKLLQFISREPNKNADYLRNKKNKLLQKSVFFYKGTAIISINLLISSLMSLINDVFYNNIELKEFNIELEKIHTEINEEFEVEIYELLKNSLSKKILYNFTKIGSKPPFIEPPGQIDILLYYQYNLYVIECKNYDLKTNISSVANEVKRIQNDEIGKLEKKVRFVKENLRSILPLIGVDILEADSIENVTGLFVTKNFSVGELLTNQLPIINYSSLIDWIKSKNEF; encoded by the coding sequence ATGAACAATGATATAAATTTTGCATTGAATAAAATAAACAATTTAGTTCAAGATGTAGGAGCTTATTATCTTTCGGATATTCAAACTTGGATTGATTGTAATTTTATGGAGAAAGATTCAATTGATAAAACTTCGGAAATTTTAAAGAATTTGGCAAGAAAAAACGGGTTGAATAATAAAACGTTTACTACCGATATAAAAAATGTTTGTAATAAAATGGCAGAGGAGTTATTACAAGAACTAAAAAAATTAATTAGCCCAGATCCTTTTCTTTGCTTTATTACCGCATTAGCTTTCTTCAATCGTCATTTATCTTTAACGTATGAAATTTTTTTCTGGTATAAGACAAAGCATACTATAGACGCAGATAATTCAGAAGTTCAGAAACAATTAGATTTTTACTTCTCAACTATAGAAAATCATGAGAAATTTAACGAATTATTTTATAAGTTGCAATGCCATATTGCATCAGAAAAATTTTTATTAAGGTTATTATTGGAAATTTGTTATGATAATTTATTAGAAGTGAAAACCGATAACCAACCCCAATTATATATAGATAAAATACTTGATTACTCACGTGCATTAGGGAAAATTATAATAATTCGTGATCAAGTAAGCAAAGCAATAGGATGTGTAAAAGAATTAAATTTTGATATTGAGGGTCAAATTTATTTTAAGCAAGAAAAAAATTTGAGCTTTTATTCAGTTGGAAACAAATTTTTAAATTGGACAACAAGCAAAGAATATATTGATATTCCTGATGAGATAATCGAAAAATTAAATCCATTGTGCAATAAATTTATTGGATTTTCAATTAAAGAGTTATTTGATCTTATTGATTCACTATGTCATAAATATAGTTCTCAATCAGGAAGTATTATAATGTTTTTGCCAAGTGATTGGGAAAATGAATTAAAAACCTTAACAAATAAAAATGAGATAGAAATAAATAAATTATTACAGTTTATTAGTAGAGAGCCAAATAAAAATGCTGATTATCTTAGAAATAAGAAAAATAAGCTTTTGCAGAAAAGTGTATTTTTTTATAAGGGGACTGCAATAATTTCTATAAATCTATTAATATCTTCACTGATGTCTCTCATTAATGATGTGTTTTATAACAATATTGAGTTAAAAGAATTCAATATTGAACTTGAGAAAATTCACACAGAAATAAATGAAGAATTTGAGGTCGAAATCTATGAATTGTTAAAGAATAGTCTTTCAAAAAAAATCCTTTATAATTTTACAAAAATCGGTAGCAAGCCACCTTTTATTGAACCACCTGGACAAATAGATATATTATTATATTATCAATATAATTTATATGTCATTGAGTGTAAAAACTATGATTTAAAAACAAATATTTCATCTGTTGCCAATGAAGTTAAAAGAATTCAAAATGATGAAATAGGTAAATTAGAAAAGAAAGTTAGGTTTGTAAAAGAAAATTTAAGGAGTATTTTACCTTTAATTGGGGTAGATATTTTAGAAGCAGACAGTATAGAAAACGTAACAGGATTGTTTGTAACTAAAAACTTTTCCGTGGGAGAATTACTCACTAATCAACTCCCAATAATTAATTATTCTTCACTTATTGATTGGATAAAGTCGAAAAATGAATTTTAA